One window from the genome of Oceanidesulfovibrio indonesiensis encodes:
- a CDS encoding CheR family methyltransferase codes for MADRKKQDEAQKKTAQEQEERQPEKADAGGGSSGEVEKERTSKPQSGSSPRVQSKHMGQASSLLLVGIGASAGGLDPIFQVVEQLDPDDPGAYFVVQHQAMQTGEDLLSSLLSKRSECDVKLARQDMTVEPGVIYVAPPDKLLSFHNMRLRLDDKPVRNKPIDHLLRSLADTAGERSMAVILSGSDTDGTLGARAVMESGGVVIAQEPETAEYTTMPQSIIDNNLADLMLPPDNIAEYIQEFAQKLGSRDSAENTVDLPQKLREELLEEVKDRAGHDFTDYKENTINRRIRRRMDFNKIERPKDYVAFVKARPDEAQELFKDMLISVTNFFRDPACFEALKQALVKDYLPRKNSNEFRAWVPGCATGEEAYTLAIILAEAMAEADVHCEVSIYATDVDAQAIASARKGVFPENIESDVSEQRLRRFFTHQNNQYKIKQKIRDMLIFAEQNVRQDPPFYRLDAIVCRNLLMYFKPEAQQKVLSHFCYALKRNGLLMLGTSESVGQYNDCLRSLDSHCRLYAAKRGIEDNSRDFGGHSSRIFSMTGIRGGRQERSRPEDIGEDGGIRSMERILLKLATPPSAIVNRQGDIHYLHGRTGKLLEPAQGKPDANILRMAREGLRMDLATLLSECAHSQQVQRRRNVRVRTNGDEEFFDIAIHPVNSDQFETPMFLIEFRESDEPSEGALELPDMDGVAETVKRRIAILESEVQECRDSMRIMTEEYEAANEELKSSNEELQSTNEELKSTVEELETAKEEVQSINEEQATLNDELQSKNSELQRISSDLDNLLVSTEIATLFLNADLEIRRYTPAMTELMSLRESDVGRPVTDIAMKLDYADLSRDAARVQETLKPIARELESDNNTWLQMRIRPYRTTDNRIDGVVVTFNDITQLKRSERTSRSAQSLAESIIEISSAPILVLDENLVIQSTNRAFLDIFGVTEKRTLGKRISEVAHGRLDVPALTNALGRLVKEKEVLRNHAVEAEVEPSRRVRLFINAKYVPFSTMEGEARRILMSIADIKPLNEEG; via the coding sequence ATGGCTGACAGGAAGAAGCAGGACGAAGCGCAGAAAAAAACCGCACAGGAACAGGAAGAACGGCAGCCCGAAAAGGCTGACGCCGGCGGTGGAAGCAGCGGCGAAGTAGAAAAGGAAAGAACCTCCAAACCCCAAAGCGGCTCTTCCCCACGTGTCCAGTCCAAGCACATGGGGCAGGCATCAAGCCTCCTGCTCGTGGGCATCGGCGCCTCGGCCGGCGGGCTCGACCCCATTTTCCAGGTAGTCGAACAGCTGGACCCGGACGATCCCGGCGCCTATTTCGTTGTGCAGCACCAGGCCATGCAGACAGGCGAAGACCTGCTCTCTTCTCTGCTCTCAAAGCGCAGCGAGTGCGATGTGAAGCTCGCCAGACAAGATATGACAGTGGAGCCGGGCGTCATCTACGTGGCGCCGCCGGACAAGCTGCTTTCATTCCACAACATGCGTCTGCGGCTCGACGATAAACCGGTTCGTAACAAGCCCATAGATCATCTGCTGCGCAGTCTGGCCGACACAGCCGGCGAGCGCAGCATGGCCGTGATCCTCTCCGGGTCGGACACGGACGGCACACTGGGCGCGCGCGCCGTCATGGAAAGCGGCGGCGTCGTCATCGCGCAGGAACCGGAAACCGCTGAATATACGACCATGCCCCAGTCCATCATCGACAACAACCTGGCGGATCTCATGCTCCCGCCGGATAATATCGCGGAATATATCCAGGAGTTCGCCCAGAAGCTCGGTTCGCGCGATTCGGCCGAGAACACGGTCGATCTTCCCCAAAAGCTGCGGGAGGAGCTGCTCGAAGAGGTCAAAGACCGGGCTGGCCACGATTTCACGGATTATAAGGAAAACACCATCAACCGGCGCATCCGCCGGCGCATGGACTTCAATAAGATTGAGCGGCCCAAGGACTATGTGGCCTTTGTGAAAGCGCGCCCTGACGAGGCGCAGGAGTTGTTCAAGGACATGCTCATCAGCGTGACGAACTTCTTCCGCGATCCGGCCTGCTTCGAGGCGCTCAAGCAGGCGCTCGTCAAAGATTACCTGCCCCGGAAGAACTCCAACGAGTTCCGCGCCTGGGTGCCGGGCTGCGCCACGGGCGAGGAGGCGTACACCCTGGCCATAATCCTGGCCGAGGCCATGGCCGAGGCGGATGTGCACTGCGAGGTGAGCATCTACGCCACGGACGTGGACGCCCAGGCCATAGCCAGTGCCCGCAAGGGCGTCTTTCCCGAGAACATCGAGTCCGACGTGAGCGAGCAGCGGCTGCGGCGGTTCTTCACCCACCAGAACAATCAATACAAGATCAAGCAGAAAATCCGGGACATGCTCATCTTTGCCGAGCAGAACGTGCGCCAGGACCCGCCCTTCTACCGGCTGGACGCCATCGTCTGCCGCAACCTGCTGATGTATTTCAAGCCGGAGGCGCAGCAGAAGGTGCTCTCCCACTTTTGTTACGCACTCAAGCGCAACGGCCTGCTCATGCTCGGCACCTCGGAGAGCGTAGGCCAGTACAACGACTGTTTGCGCTCTCTAGACTCCCACTGCCGGCTGTACGCGGCCAAACGCGGCATAGAAGACAACTCCAGGGATTTCGGCGGCCACTCGTCGCGTATTTTCTCCATGACCGGCATACGGGGTGGCCGGCAGGAACGGAGCCGTCCGGAGGATATCGGCGAGGATGGTGGTATCCGTTCCATGGAGCGCATCCTCCTCAAGCTTGCCACGCCGCCGTCCGCCATCGTGAATCGTCAAGGAGACATCCACTACCTCCACGGCCGCACGGGCAAGCTCCTGGAGCCGGCGCAGGGCAAACCGGACGCGAACATCCTGCGCATGGCGCGGGAAGGGCTGCGCATGGACCTGGCCACACTGCTCAGTGAGTGCGCGCACAGCCAACAGGTGCAGCGCCGCCGCAACGTCCGGGTGCGCACCAATGGTGACGAAGAGTTCTTTGACATCGCCATCCATCCCGTCAACTCGGACCAGTTCGAAACCCCCATGTTCCTGATCGAGTTCCGCGAATCGGACGAGCCGTCCGAAGGCGCCCTGGAACTCCCGGACATGGACGGCGTCGCGGAAACGGTCAAAAGACGCATTGCAATTTTGGAGTCCGAAGTACAGGAGTGCCGGGACAGCATGCGCATCATGACCGAGGAGTACGAGGCGGCCAACGAAGAGCTCAAGTCTTCCAACGAGGAATTGCAGTCCACCAACGAAGAGCTCAAGAGCACGGTGGAGGAGCTTGAGACAGCCAAGGAGGAGGTGCAGTCCATCAACGAGGAGCAGGCCACCCTGAACGACGAACTGCAATCGAAGAACAGCGAGCTCCAGCGCATCAGCAGCGACCTGGACAATCTTCTTGTGAGCACCGAGATCGCCACCCTGTTCCTGAACGCCGACCTGGAAATCAGACGTTATACACCAGCCATGACGGAACTCATGAGCCTGCGCGAGTCCGACGTGGGCCGGCCGGTCACGGACATCGCCATGAAGCTCGATTACGCGGACCTGTCCAGGGACGCGGCCCGGGTGCAGGAGACCCTCAAACCAATAGCCCGCGAATTGGAAAGCGACAATAACACCTGGCTCCAGATGCGCATCCGCCCGTACAGAACCACGGACAACCGCATCGACGGCGTGGTGGTCACGTTCAACGACATCACGCAGCTCAAACGCAGCGAACGCACCTCCAGAAGCGCCCAGTCCCTGGCCGAATCCATCATCGAGATATCCTCGGCTCCCATCCTCGTGCTCGACGAGAACCTCGTCATCCAGAGCACGAACCGCGCCTTTCTTGACATCTTCGGCGTGACCGAGAAAAGGACACTGGGCAAACGCATCAGCGAGGTGGCTCACGGCCGGCTCGATGTACCTGCGCTCACCAACGCGCTCGGCAGGCTCGTGAAGGAAAAGGAGGTGCTGCGCAACCACGCGGTGGAGGCGGAGGTGGAGCCATCGCGCCGTGTTCGACTGTTCATCAACGCCAAGTACGTGCCGTTTTCCACCATGGAAGGCGAAGCCAGGCGCATCCTGATGTCCATCGCGGACATCAAGCCGCTGAACGAGGAGGGCTGA
- a CDS encoding PAS domain-containing hybrid sensor histidine kinase/response regulator: MPHEELNREKLRRLAREFASEGRSPDVQSLSPDDVEKLLYEFGVYQSELQAQNEHLSDLRDELESSKDKYALLYDLAPFGYATIDANGRIHDCNIAFASMAGSNRKHLTDTLIQHLVPAHDQNTLFNLLDDAAQSESLESSEFELRHGDGYDNRIVRCDARILRYPPGNGIRYLLAFIDVTDRRRLETELRLSKAKAESASQAKSEFLANMSHEIRTPMTGIQGMLKLLDKTALDEHQREYVEMAQTSSNSLLELINDILDLSRIEANRLEIVTQPFDIRELVEKLVGIFRPLADQKGLNLEYTIEGSIPRWLEGDQLRVRQVLFNLVGNAVKYTDEGSVTLNVRTMHTLRERGRMVLFHIADTGTGIPSDKLETIFQPFTQSDSSYAKQMAGTGLGLTIVKKLVELMAGHISIQSKQNEWTRVTLTLPFRDTEAPKREAEPSPEEPIPHGYRVLLAEDNRINQKAVKMFLEQYGHTVSIAQNGQEAIDMLRQGEFDAVLMDVQMPGMDGLEATQAIRKSEESSPGIPIIALTAYAMDEDKDKILGAGMNEFLTKPIDYDKLNGILHRLINKK, encoded by the coding sequence ATGCCTCACGAAGAACTGAATCGCGAGAAACTGAGACGGCTGGCACGAGAATTTGCAAGCGAGGGCAGATCGCCCGATGTACAAAGCCTGTCCCCCGATGACGTGGAAAAGCTTCTTTACGAGTTCGGTGTCTACCAGAGCGAATTGCAGGCGCAGAACGAACACCTCAGCGACCTGCGCGACGAACTTGAGAGTTCCAAGGACAAATACGCCCTTTTGTACGATCTCGCGCCATTCGGCTACGCCACCATAGACGCCAACGGCCGAATCCACGACTGCAACATCGCCTTCGCCTCCATGGCCGGCAGCAACCGCAAGCACCTCACGGACACGCTCATCCAGCATCTCGTTCCGGCGCACGATCAGAACACGCTGTTCAACCTGCTGGACGACGCCGCCCAGAGCGAGAGCCTGGAATCCAGCGAGTTCGAACTGCGACACGGCGACGGCTACGACAACAGGATCGTCCGTTGCGACGCCCGCATCCTGCGCTATCCCCCTGGGAATGGCATTCGCTACCTGCTCGCCTTCATTGATGTGACCGACCGCCGCCGGCTGGAGACCGAGCTGCGCCTGTCCAAGGCCAAGGCCGAATCCGCCAGCCAGGCCAAGAGCGAATTCCTGGCCAACATGAGCCACGAGATACGCACGCCCATGACCGGCATTCAGGGCATGCTCAAGCTGCTGGACAAGACCGCGCTCGACGAGCACCAGCGCGAGTACGTGGAGATGGCCCAGACCAGCTCAAACAGCCTCCTGGAGCTCATCAACGACATCCTGGACCTCTCGCGCATCGAGGCCAACCGGCTGGAGATCGTCACCCAGCCCTTCGACATACGCGAACTCGTCGAAAAGCTCGTGGGCATATTCCGCCCGCTGGCGGATCAGAAGGGGCTGAACCTCGAATACACCATCGAGGGATCCATTCCCCGCTGGCTGGAAGGCGACCAGCTGCGGGTCCGCCAGGTGCTCTTCAATCTGGTGGGCAACGCCGTGAAATACACGGATGAAGGATCGGTCACCCTCAACGTCCGCACAATGCACACCCTCAGGGAGCGCGGCCGCATGGTCCTGTTCCACATAGCGGACACCGGCACGGGCATTCCCTCGGACAAGCTGGAAACCATCTTCCAGCCCTTCACCCAGTCCGATTCGAGCTACGCCAAGCAGATGGCCGGCACCGGCCTCGGTCTGACCATCGTCAAGAAGCTCGTGGAGCTCATGGCCGGACACATTTCCATCCAGTCCAAACAGAATGAATGGACTCGCGTGACGCTCACCCTGCCCTTCCGCGATACGGAAGCCCCGAAGCGCGAAGCCGAGCCTTCACCAGAAGAGCCCATCCCGCACGGCTACAGAGTCCTCCTTGCCGAGGACAACCGCATCAATCAGAAAGCGGTGAAGATGTTTCTGGAACAATACGGCCACACGGTGAGCATTGCCCAGAACGGCCAGGAAGCCATAGACATGCTCAGGCAGGGCGAATTCGACGCCGTGCTCATGGATGTGCAGATGCCCGGCATGGACGGCCTGGAGGCGACACAGGCCATCCGGAAAAGCGAGGAAAGCTCTCCGGGCATCCCCATCATCGCGCTCACGGCCTACGCCATGGACGAAGACAAGGACAAGATCCTCGGCGCAGGCATGAACGAGTTCCTCACCAAACCCATCGATTACGACAAGCTCAACGGCATCCTGCACCGGCTCATCAACAAAAAATGA
- a CDS encoding cysteine hydrolase family protein — MAFESKALVIIDMLNDFVRPAGALAVKGADACVPAIDSLRTAFHKAGGLVIFLCDAHHPEDPEFRDWPPHAVRGTQGAQVITELAPAPGDIVIPKCCIDTFEQPQFPELLGCRDLDEMLVTGVATEHCVLKTALGGRERGYAVAVVTDGVKGVDAEQGDVEKAEQTMREAGCRFASSSELLEKLSQRG, encoded by the coding sequence ATGGCATTTGAAAGCAAGGCCCTCGTTATAATCGACATGCTCAACGATTTCGTCCGGCCGGCCGGCGCACTGGCCGTGAAGGGCGCGGACGCCTGCGTACCCGCCATCGACAGCCTGCGCACAGCATTCCACAAGGCCGGCGGCCTCGTCATCTTTCTTTGCGATGCGCACCACCCCGAGGACCCGGAGTTCAGGGACTGGCCGCCCCATGCCGTGCGGGGCACGCAAGGGGCGCAGGTCATCACGGAACTGGCTCCGGCGCCGGGAGACATCGTCATCCCCAAGTGCTGCATTGACACCTTCGAGCAGCCGCAGTTCCCGGAATTGTTAGGGTGCCGGGATCTGGACGAGATGCTCGTCACCGGCGTGGCCACGGAGCACTGCGTGTTGAAGACGGCCCTGGGCGGACGGGAGCGGGGCTATGCAGTCGCCGTGGTGACGGACGGAGTGAAAGGCGTGGACGCCGAGCAAGGGGACGTGGAGAAGGCTGAGCAGACCATGCGTGAAGCGGGATGCCGGTTCGCATCATCGTCGGAGCTTCTGGAAAAGCTGTCGCAGAGAGGATGA
- a CDS encoding nicotinate phosphoribosyltransferase: protein MPAYTFPNDHRPYTDTYFIHSRTILEGDGFNPMVSYEVFIRDPGVVRGIDEAVAVIDTYAPDLAAKGGSVHALPDGSRYESAEPLMHIRGPVQDLIELETMYLGVLTAETTRANGGGEVDLKQVAERARAIRKLCPDKQLIYFGARHWRYDADAAISEAVLKEGWDGASTDVGAQAGGFEHGVGTIPHALVLVYAHVYGREQATLKATQAFHRHIEPDSPRIALVDTFNREIDDALATARALGDDLFGIRLDTPGEHPGQGADPEDKDTDIYHGYWGGSGVTVSMNKAAREALDKAGYEHVKIVLSSGFGKVEKVRAFVEGERRHGRLFDSMGIGGVFPAMHATSDIVQVEDVDLAKDGRGFHENPRLVRMI from the coding sequence ATGCCAGCATACACTTTTCCGAATGACCACAGACCATACACCGACACATATTTCATCCATTCGCGCACCATCCTGGAGGGCGACGGGTTCAACCCCATGGTTTCCTACGAGGTGTTCATCCGCGACCCTGGCGTCGTGCGGGGCATTGACGAGGCCGTGGCCGTCATCGACACCTACGCGCCGGACCTCGCGGCCAAGGGCGGATCCGTGCATGCCCTGCCGGATGGCTCCCGGTACGAAAGCGCCGAACCGCTCATGCACATCCGCGGTCCCGTGCAGGACCTCATCGAGCTGGAAACCATGTACCTCGGCGTGCTCACCGCCGAGACCACACGCGCCAACGGAGGCGGGGAGGTGGACCTGAAGCAGGTCGCCGAGCGCGCGCGGGCCATCCGCAAGCTGTGTCCGGACAAGCAACTCATCTACTTCGGCGCGAGGCACTGGCGGTACGATGCGGACGCGGCCATCAGCGAGGCCGTGCTGAAGGAGGGATGGGACGGCGCCTCCACGGACGTGGGCGCCCAGGCCGGCGGATTCGAGCACGGCGTGGGCACCATCCCCCACGCGCTGGTTCTCGTGTACGCGCACGTCTACGGCCGGGAGCAGGCCACGCTCAAGGCCACGCAGGCTTTCCACCGACATATCGAGCCGGACTCGCCGCGCATCGCCCTGGTGGACACGTTCAACAGGGAAATTGACGACGCCCTGGCAACGGCGCGCGCCCTGGGGGACGATCTGTTCGGCATCCGGCTGGACACCCCGGGCGAGCACCCCGGACAGGGAGCCGATCCGGAAGACAAGGACACGGACATCTACCACGGCTACTGGGGCGGATCTGGCGTGACAGTGAGCATGAACAAGGCCGCGCGGGAGGCCCTGGACAAGGCCGGGTACGAGCATGTGAAGATCGTGCTCTCAAGCGGGTTCGGCAAGGTGGAGAAGGTGCGGGCCTTCGTTGAGGGCGAGCGCCGGCACGGCCGTCTGTTCGACTCCATGGGCATAGGCGGCGTTTTTCCGGCCATGCACGCCACCTCGGACATCGTTCAGGTGGAAGATGTGGACCTCGCCAAGGACGGCCGAGGCTTTCATGAGAATCCCCGCCTGGTCCGCATGATCTGA